The nucleotide window aaattttattaaaatttattattttatttatcaaaattagatttattcagaatcaattttaatttaattaagctgatttttcaataaaaacacTCGGGCTCTTTTTTCTCGTGAGACACAAGAATTAGCATTATAGAATAATAGGTCAAAGACAAATCTTCGACGCTATtgctatgtaaaaaaatacggAATCAtaacaagaataaatattttaaaaaattatgtaatctattaagtaataactcaaaaaaatgtaattcttatattaattaatacaataatattagaaaaatgtcgCAGAAATTCGCAGCATAACAGAGTTAAAAACGATCGTCTTTGCTTAGCAATTCGAAATTGATAGTTCTGCAAACTTACaatttgaaacttttataataaacattccAATATAACTTTAGAACATAAGTATCTCATTTCTTTCCGCTCTTCGCTGTTcacattctattttttttttattattatttatcgctCGCTAATAatgtaagtattattatttgtgtgtgtaatgtatattatatacatttagaagtaaaaaaattaaagaaataagatTAAACATTGTTATTTAGACGATCGATTCGATAGTATTAAACCGGTAACCTATCAAAAACTATCCGTCTGTCCGTTCGTTTGTTCCTGGCACAGGTCGTGCAAGGAGGCGCCAAATGAACTGGATAGCCTTGAAACTACTTGTCACGTATCGTCGCCAACCGCGGTGGTCGAGGGGTCAGTTTCTCATACACGCATATGGGACACCCCATATAATTGACACACGACTACTACTCTTGAAGCGTATTACATCATACTAGTCGGAAGACTCACGTGTGCATACCGGGACTCACCGAAATTCGAGCGTGTCAAGTGTGTGTAGAAATTTCTAGAATGCGTACTCGAtcatgagaaaaattaaaggaatAAATGTGTGTCCAACTGCTGGGTGAGACAGCTGAGTTAAGATATAACGCGGAAGCGTGATACAATATCAACCTTGAAAAAATCTGACAGAACAACatttcgtaaatataaattgtacacGAATTGCAGAATTAACGCTTTATCGTAAATTGAAGGAAATTTACTGagagataatatttgaaagagTTGGAGTTTTGCCcgattttatgataaatgatttgaaaaagaatcCGATgtcttttgcaatttaatatcgTTAAATAACGACTACAAGTTGAATATCTAAAAGACCAATCAAAACAGAATACAaagtatgtatttaataatcaagatATTAAAGAAGTGACTCTTGATGAcagaaagattaattaatgcatGAAAAAAGTTTCGACAGTAGCGGCGACGCGATTGAACCTTGTATTACGTCATGGTTGCATAACGAGATCTGCGcaaatgcataatataataattcgcaGATGTAAACGCAACAATCATGCAACGACTCGATTTATTCGCGTAGCActgtataaaaattcgatCTTATATAGCgtattttttctgttataaaatacaaatataaaaaagtatgtgagaggataataaaataattataaggagaaaagaaggagatgaaaataattctcGATCTCTGATCAACGTTCCGATCAATTCGAGTAATTGaatacaataacaataaattctaaaaataatattattcaatagaACCATAATCACATATTACcaatcacaaatattttattaaattacagcTAAGCTTCTTTgtcaacattaattaaaaatcacatgcaagtttttaaattcctttttccaaaaaaaaaaaaaaaatattttttttatgttattccaTCCAATTGCGAGTCGAACGTATGTGCTATTTTTAGAAGAAGGGCACAGAGGTGTATCGTGCACAAAATACCGCCTAGTCTGGCACACTGTCTGAACAAAAAGTCTGCCACGAAAGAAAGTGAGATAGGCAATATTTCAGGTCAGATCAGATTCTCAGGATCATGTCGGTGTTGATGCACGGATGTAATAACGTACCATGCCATTTGTCTTCATGCAGTTTTCGCTCGTGACTGTTCACAGTAGGCCACATGAATCCTTCTACGTTTTTACAcgatttcgaaattaatagAATGTCTGGAAAAACACCCTCTATTTTTAATCACTCGGATTTCCAGATCCGAGATGAGTTATAAAAtcaacaaattttcaattaaaaaaatattttaatacttttaacaattaattcatggtttgaaaaaattcatttttgcatcattcttttattttattatagatatcaaCTTTTTAACGTAGACAAAATTATTGTAGAGTGCGCAGTTCCTTTACATAATGCTCATGACGCGATAAGactatcgtaataaaatatatgttatactaATTGTTGCAATGTAGCGTAAATATCGCAGAAAACCGAACTATTTTTTCatgttaatttcattttatttgcggttttttccattaaaatatACTCAGATTGGCTTGAAAAACCTCGATCTAACATCGTTCATCTACAAGAGAATTATTATACCGTCTCGCGGTGACGAAGAACCGACATTGAACGGATACGATCGATATACGGAAGTATACGAGCGAGGGAAAACTAGTTCGTTCGTTACATATGTCAAATCGCGGTTtccgaaaaagagagagaaatatttcccGCCCGATGTTACTGTAAACGTTTTGCAATTAACGTCCTGCCGTGAGTTATGTTACGTTGTCAAATGTCCAAATGTTAATCAAACGgtgcaatatttatatccgACAGGATGATTTATCGAATGATTTCATACGTAAGTCCGCAACGAATAATGTAGTCGATGGCATGTACACGTAACGAATTTTACGTTACGTAAAGTTTGTCAAGTAGAGTGATTTTGTTGTGTACAATAGTAAGCAACGTTAAGATGAATCTTAAACTGACGTTGCATTGTTCACATTCTTAAGCTTCGAAAAGCGTAGAAAATCTagaatgtaaagaaaatataaggaAAATTTTGTCTCTGTTTGCGATTTAGAAGAAAATCACGACCGCATTTATATTTGTCaagttttcttataattttacttatttaaactgaaaaaaaaaatattatataactttaaaaaaacaagtgatttatatgttaaattatacatatatatttttgcagttatgtacattaataactctaattaagataaatgttTGAATGGTACCATTTACAAAACTCTAAAGAGAcacattcatataaattaaaaaactttttaaaattccttATGTCTTTACGTTGTAATATGTCAAAATGATggtaaaaatttcaacaaattattcttatttgtcatggacaattatataaatcgtttttctgtataatttacaaatttacataCTTAAAGTTAAAGTAAACGGTATTATGGTCTGTAAACTTTTGTGAAGCacttatatgaattaaaaaccTTTATTTGAAACACAGATTTTTACTTCACATAAATGTGACTGAAATACTTCAAAAAGTCACTTTTATATGTTGATAAACTtacaaataaaagatacatGATTGTCAACAAACGTTACAAAAAAGACATATGTGTGTTTCAGTCATAAAGTTACGTTTCAAAACGTCTTctctaaagaaaattttatacgatGGCTGGCTCGCAATTGGAAAAGCGTGAAAAATTTTCCTCAGTGATGACGTTTTTGTTTCGGAATgtaaatcgagaaaaaaataattaaattttttttttgttcaattctgcaggaaatatttattcacgttttttaatagtaaataataactaaaCAACGTgcgaattaatatttctaaattaaataattagtaaagTCACGCGAAATGATTAGCAATGTACAATGTGACAAGTAAACTACAATATTACCATAACGGAGTCGAAATTCATGGGATCGGCGATTTCCTTAATGATCGATTAAGGAAACACAATTGAATTTCACATACTGAGGCGTCTATCTTAAACGGGTTATATAATTCGCCGACGGTTTGCGGCAAAATTCCTACGTCGATCCGGCAATAGTGAAATCAATAACGACGCGTCGCATCGCGTCATCGTCTGAGCCATCTTAATGCAAATCGCATGTGAAATGTTACGTAAGCTCCGAAATgatggaaaattataaatgacaaattaaaaaattccattgatctttttttatttttaagaaactcGCCACGGCATTATCACAGATATGCAGATTGATCACGATAAACGATATGAATGATCTATATCGATAGCAGTCGAATTACATTCCTGAAAGCGTGATAAGATGTTAATGAATACGTAAGACCTTTCTTAGAAGCCTAATCAACCATAAACGAAACACGATCTAGAATTCGCCTTAGGGCATGGTCGACAATTCTTCTGAAACTTGCATGAAAGATACAACTCGTTTCAGCGTCGAAATTGAATTTCTGATTCAAACatctttcttaaattataaatgacgtgattttttctgaataaataCCACGTAATGTGTTAAAGGAAAACCACGCGTTCAAAATTAATGCTAACTTATATCCTTTCTATTTTTGATCTTATTAAAATGACTACATAGTCATTAATTGTCAAGCTGAATGACATGTCAAATCAATGATCGATCATAATGTGAtgagagattatatatatatatatatgtgtctaTTCATACTTTGCTGAATATATAGGATATGTgcgataaatatacatatcactCTCCAAAAGGAAACTGTTAATTACCGAAAAAGCGAATTATATCACATATCGTATTCTATCCCACGCGAATTGCAAATCAAGCATCTCGCTTATGTTTGATTCAATCGATACTCCGCTATACTTCCGACTATACTTAAATCGAGCTTCCATGTATGGATTACTTTAAATCAaatgtaatcatttttaaatgatgaaaaagaaaacgagCTTCATACAATCATGTAAGTTCGCACTTTTCAGCGctttttatacacattaaaaatgaaatttataaataattatgtaataaagtaTAGCTATGTCAGAAAGAGATTTAAGCCAgagttttccaaaaaaaatatagcacTAGTCTTCTCTTTCTAGATTGGGAAGGGATCTATGCTACCTGCAATGTACGAATAAAGATGGAAACTCTTGATTGTGTATAATAgtctgaaatttaatttaaaaaatagaaattttaatttacagaaTTTAATGTAATGATCGAGTCCGAAAGCGTGTACAGAGTTATTACAGAGTTAGTGggcagaatatatatatatatatatatatatacacatgtgaAATATACTCACCTTCATGTTGTTCTCCACGATGTATTCGATAGAGCACATCTGATAGACGATATAGGCGCGCATCAGCTCCATGGTGGTCTTGCTCTTGAAGGCGGCGATCGGGTCGTTAAACTTCAAATCGAGTGGGTCGATCTGCCGATGCGACGCcggttgctgctgctgctgctgcttcTTGACGTCAGTAGCGGCGTCAGCGGCGGAGGTCGCGTAGTCGCGCACCTGTGTAACCAGCCGCAACGGTGGTGTCCTCGTCACCATCGCCGCCGACGCCGCCGCGTTCTCCAGGAGGCTGACCACGGGCAACGCGCCGCACTTACTCAGCTTCTTGCCGGCACAACATCGCCGGGAAACGCTCCTCAGAAACGCCATCGTGTTCCGACGAGGTgaaaaggaggaggaggaggaggaggaggtggAGGAACAGGAGGAAGGAAAAGGGAAGAGCGCGAGGAGAAATGGGAGGAGAGTGAATTAATGAACGAGAGAGACCGTCGACGACGCGGATTCCGTGTTACCGGAACGGGATTTCGCGCTTGCGACCGTCCTCTCACCGAGGCTGTTTTGGCTCTCCTTCAGGTTGACGGACGTGAACGGAACGTGAACAGACGAGCACCGAGGAAGAGAGAATGATAGCGGGGGATGATGGGCTCACTGATGGGACGACGATCAATCGAATATCGGAGACCTCAAATATAACAGAGGGCAAAGGAGATCCTCTTGCGAAGTCTCTGCTGCTACTGCTTCTCCCCTTGTAGCTGCACAACGTGTCCAAGAACGAGATTCACACGTACACGAGTCGCGACGCGGCACGACTGACCGGCGATAATGACGGGACGACTGGCGACAGCGGTTgcgcgtcgtcgtcgtcgtagtcGTAGTCGTAGTCGTAGTCTTCGTTCGTCGTGACGTTCGTCGGAGAATACGAGGCTCGAcgtcagagaaagagagagagagagacgcgcgCGCGAGTTTAATAGGGTATATACGGTAATGGCGACCGTTTCGCTTGTGCTCTCTCTACCTCGCAGCACGACGGAAATATTGATTTTCGGTCACCGGGAACACCAAGTCCGACCAATGTACCGTGGGCCGTGGGCGCCGGGTCCGCGAATAGCTTAAATATAACGTGCCGTATCCTGACCAGAGTTCGCCTACGCGCCTCGTTCCCCGATTAGCGCGCTCGCCGCCGACGCCGCCGCGATCCCGCTACGCCGATTGGCCCGTCGACGGAGGTGTGCGAGCGCGATTCACATTGGCTATTGGTTCACCGACAGTCTCCGGGAAACGCCGATAAATGTGCGGCGCGCGCATCAAGTCGCGTTATCTAACAAAATTGACATTTCGAGAATACTTAGTATAATTTGAAACacgacttttattaattttcaatatctgcacatttttctctttaaaatgtaaattagaaatatttacacatactgaaaaaattaatcttacaatattattgcatTCATAATTATACTCTCTAGATAAGATATGTACCTTTCAAAAGACTGAAAAGACCTATCTACGTTACCGATCgagtttttatataagtacGACATAGATGGCTTGCGGAGTAATTATCAAGTATGAGAACCGATCTGTTtactcttattttatttatggttATACCAACCGGTTGGTTATTGTCCTGCGTGCGTTCATCTATCAATTTGGTTAAAACGTggcatttaataatattctacatTTAATAGCAGGTAGCAGCAAGTACCTGTTGTATTAAGAGCGTCTGAGTATGCCATATAGCgaggaatatattaaaaacaaagtgACAGAGGGATTGACAGCTTCACACGTGGTACGTAAACTAACttcttttatcatttctttttttactttttttctacacGTGTGATGACGTGTCATTTTGTCAGGAACCATTCTCGAAATTCTTGCCGATTAGTTTTACGATTTGAAGATAAATTTCGGAGCGATAAACTAACTTTGGGGCCTCGCATAAGGAAGAATGCAGGGAAAACTGCAGCTTGCTCTAATCTCCTGTTTTGCCGTTCTCTTGAGATGCTGCATCACTCATCATTCGCACAGCGGAGAGGGCAAGCCTCCCTTGTACGGAGATTATGAAGCGCAGCGACACTGGCAAGAAATCACGTTCAATCTACCCCTTGATAAATGGTATATCAATACTACAGACAATGATCTACAATACTGGGGTTTAGATTATCCACCTTTAACGGCATACCACAGTCTTTTATTAGGTCACATTGCGAATAGGATAGATCCGTCTTTTGTAAAACTGCAGGAATCCAGAGGATTTGAAACTGTAGAGCATAAGCACTTCATGAGACTAACTGTTCTAATtgcagatattttaatttatataccagcaattatatattttgtaatcaatTTGCGTTTGCCAGACATTTGTCAATTTAACGAGTCCAATGTATTCAAGTTTAAGAAAAGAGACGCTGTCCTCTTGACAGCGTTGATGTATCCAgggttaatattaatagatcaTGGACATTTTCAATACAATTGCGTGTCGCTGGGTTTCTTCATCGCCGCTGTAGCTGCTATGATGCAAGATTCAGTCATCTTTAGCTCAATTCTGTTTGTTTTAGCGCtgaattataaacaaatggaGCTGTATCACGCTTtaccatttttcttttacatacttgggcatcatatatttaataagacaaAATCTTGGTTTCTTTGTATTCGCATGTTAACATGTATCTCCTTTCTGGTACTATTAACGTTTTACATTATTTGGATACCATTTTTCAAAAgtagagatttatttttcagtaCAGTACTCAGATTATTCCCATTTTCCAGAGGTGTATTCGAAGATAAAGTTGCCAACATTTGGTGTGCAATCAatgttttttgtaaattacgaCAAATTTTTACGAACGCGCAATTAGCCAAGATTTGTTTAACAGTAACAACATGTGCAATTTTACCAAGTtgcatcaatttatatttattacctaAGAAAGATGCATTTATACTTTCTCTAATAAATTCCGCCTTAGCATTCTTCCTTTTCTCATTTCAAGTTCACGAGAAATCCATTCTTTTAGTTGCCGTACCGgttttattgcattttcatAACGATCCTCTTCCTTGTTTTTGGTTCTtgattatttcacattttagcATGCTaccattatttataaaagatgaaCTATACCTTGCTTATCTTggcacaataattttttatttttgttttgtttcttgGATATGGTCTGACATATTTTACAACGACAAAATAAAGAGtacattaaataagaatacatcaaaattaaaaaataaagtacaacgatctaagaaaaataaatttttttcaaatttgccaaactataataaaaaattatggctCTTTGCGTTTTATGGATCTATTTTAGGTATGTTACTTCTCTCTATCGTtagcaaatttataaaacccCCTGAAAAATATCccgatttattttctcttttaatatctGCATATTCATGTACACATTTTCTAgtcttttttgtatatttcaattatgtcCAACTATTTGTATTGAGAAAAGAAACTCTGACGAATAAAGTTAAGTCATATTGAATGATgtattgaaaacaaaaaaaagatataaataataaataaaatttgctctCATAAAGTCGAATCATATTCTTTCTTTGCCCTTTTTTGATACTAGTTGCTTCTATCACTatgctaattttatatatcgtaaaCTTGTTATCTCGCGGAAATTAATTGTGTGAACAATTTTCATTaaggataaaaatttgatattgattGATGATATAACATATATCAGACTATCCATTTTTTCCTTAGAAAAGTATATTTCGTTGTATTATTCTTCTATCTAGAATAATAATCTGAAACAAGTCTTAATCTTATTATGAGagcaacaattaaaaatataaatacaaatgaagaagttcaattttattttaatttacaactttcataatttatgCATAATATCCAcgcaacaaaaaataaaattagctgCGCAACAATTCATATCAACTGAgctatgaaaattaatagaataatatgcatacgcatatataaataattactgttTTAAGCACGcgattctttctattttattaatatataatttcgctTGTAAGtctaaaagtattataattttcgattttttaattagatatgcaattaaaataattgacttAATACATTACATAGcaatatcgaatatatatttgtaagataTTCTCTTCtgttaacataatattataaaaatatagaaatttttcaaaatgttataAGTGCTATCtacgaaaatttattaaaaaattaatgaaataatgagtataaatctattataaattttgcaaattttttaatctaattaggAAAGtcttagaaatatataaaatgtgatatactcgtatatgtatattaaaatttttttttaaatattggaaaataatttatccatgaactctaataaataaattgtgttGTATTctagcaaatataaaataatatttgcttatGTTTTATTGTgtcattattgatattttttaaaattatttcattcatatgattgttaattatattttatttatatttataatattatattttatttgtattattaatcgcaTCTTGTTCTAccagaaatatatttgttagttgactacatatttctatatttagaataagaTAAGATATCTACCTTACTCTAAAAAAccttttaatttgcatttaaaatcaGTATGATTATTTCCATAGTAAGTCTCAGTCACACATGTGGCAAAACTGTTTTAGATCAGTTGCCttgcaatctttataaaataaatatataaaaaataaattttattttttctttcgttttaaTCATCATTTGTTGTATGTAAGTATATTATGGTTGAGACTTAAGTCACTTTATATGCCGATATAAGGAGATTTCTAATTATGCTTAGTGTTTTAACTATACGTGATATACAACATAGTTTCTTAATATCATCTATATTGATTTCGTCTATATTGAATTGATgctatgaaaaaatgttttacaaaatattattctgtgtatcatttaattattaattatattaacaaagaaaagataaacGATGATCAAAGAGTAAACAATGATGTAGCAAAAAGATTAGTTCGATAAaagttaatgtattttttatagcatCAATCTAATAAAAGGTAACAAGATACGTTCAACAAACGACTTTGTATAAGTTGGTgatattagtaaatatatttcatacagCAGATTTTATTACTTACGCGTTCTTAATGCccttacaaaaatatattgtttataatacattGTGTGTTACAGGAGGTGACAGATCAATCTGATGGTTGTGGAGCCAAGTTCTCGGTAGTTGTCGTCTCTAATCAATTCCAAGGAAAGCCCACCCTGCAACGTCACAGGTAATATGTCATTTTcacagattataaaaatatgtataaagtttcAATACACACAaacaatatcttttcattaatatattttaataaacttccatataaaatttcaataatggaatacatataatttacacaTACAGGCTTGTATATGGAGTCTTGGAAGAAGAACTGAAGGCAATTCATGCTATTTCAGTAACAACATTAACGCCAGAGCAATGGGAAAAAACGAAAACGTGACtgttaatcttattaaatttctttcatatgGATAGAAAATTGACAACAGTTACTCTTGTCACAATTGTTTTGTATGTTAGCCgcttctaataatttaaaaatctataaatgaaAGAGTAACTCGAATATTATCCAAGTGATTTTCTTGAAGTTAGACAAATACATTCTcgtagttttaatatttatatggtaTAAGAGATACAGtatcaatttctaattttttttttattattcaatattacatcaattttttagaaaacggaaatttttattcgtataaaaaatgattcacTTCAACATATCCGCACCAGGcaagataattttacatgGAGAACACGCGGTGGTGTACGGAAAAACTGCTCTTGCAGCTAGCTTAGATTTACGTACCAAGCTCAGATTCGAGGAACAAAATTGGAACAATATTCATATAGATTGTCCTAATGTTTATATGTCCTTAGATATACCTTTAGATGTATTTCTAGAATACTTTCAACCTTCTTATTCGTTTAACGAAACTGATCGATTGCTTGATCAAGTCGAACAATTTGTcactttaaaaaaaggttttacCGGCATGTACAGCGGTACAAAGCAACAGAAGTTAGGCTTACAAGGAATACTTTATTCGCTCGTTTATATCGCCTACGAGGAACAGatacaaattaaatctttctccGTGCATTTATCTACGGAATTAACGATCGGCGCGGGTTTGGGCAGTTCGGCATCGTTCGCGGTTTGTCTTGCAGCGTGCTTTCTCCACTGGGCACATTTACAAAAGGGTAATGATCATAATACATTTGACGAAAACGATCTCGAAAAGATCTCCAAATATGCTCTGAGCTGTGAGCGGATCATGCATGGCTCTCCGTCTGGAATCGACAACAGCGTGTGCACATACGGCTCGATAATAGAATTCCGACGAGGAGAATCGGTGAAGGTGTTGCCTAATATGCCAAGCTTGAATATCTTGTTAGTCGACTCGAAGATCAGTCGGAATACGAAAGATCTGGTAGAGCGAGTGGCAAAGACGAGACAATCTTTTCCTGTAATCATCGATTCGATCTTCGATAGCATTGATGCTGTATCAAAGGCGGCTCTTCAGGTTCTCGGCGAAATACGTGATGTTCAAACAACTGACGATACGGATCTTCTAGACTCacgatacaaaaaattatttgtaagtCTCAATAATTAGGCGCTAAAAATTATAGTGATTTcgcttattatataatcgtaCGTTTTACAGACTCTTATTCATATGAACCAAGGACTACTtagtatattaaatgtatcacATTCAAAGCTGGATATCATTTGCTCAATGGCACGGAGTCATTCATTCGCAGGGAAACTCACGGGCGCTGGAGGAGGTGGATATGCATATATC belongs to Anoplolepis gracilipes chromosome 4, ASM4749672v1, whole genome shotgun sequence and includes:
- the LOC140664595 gene encoding bolA-like protein 2 isoform X2, which encodes MPYSEEYIKNKVTEGLTASHVEVTDQSDGCGAKFSVVVVSNQFQGKPTLQRHRLVYGVLEEELKAIHAISVTTLTPEQWEKTKT
- the LOC140664595 gene encoding dolichyl pyrophosphate Man9GlcNAc2 alpha-1,3-glucosyltransferase-like isoform X1 is translated as MQGKLQLALISCFAVLLRCCITHHSHSGEGKPPLYGDYEAQRHWQEITFNLPLDKWYINTTDNDLQYWGLDYPPLTAYHSLLLGHIANRIDPSFVKLQESRGFETVEHKHFMRLTVLIADILIYIPAIIYFVINLRLPDICQFNESNVFKFKKRDAVLLTALMYPGLILIDHGHFQYNCVSLGFFIAAVAAMMQDSVIFSSILFVLALNYKQMELYHALPFFFYILGHHIFNKTKSWFLCIRMLTCISFLVLLTFYIIWIPFFKSRDLFFSTVLRLFPFSRGVFEDKVANIWCAINVFCKLRQIFTNAQLAKICLTVTTCAILPSCINLYLLPKKDAFILSLINSALAFFLFSFQVHEKSILLVAVPVLLHFHNDPLPCFWFLIISHFSMLPLFIKDELYLAYLGTIIFYFCFVSWIWSDIFYNDKIKSTLNKNTSKLKNKVQRSKKNKFFSNLPNYNKKLWLFAFYGSILGMLLLSIVSKFIKPPEKYPDLFSLLISAYSCTHFLVFFVYFNYVQLFVLRKETLTNKVKSY
- the LOC140664602 gene encoding mevalonate kinase-like, coding for MIHFNISAPGKIILHGEHAVVYGKTALAASLDLRTKLRFEEQNWNNIHIDCPNVYMSLDIPLDVFLEYFQPSYSFNETDRLLDQVEQFVTLKKGFTGMYSGTKQQKLGLQGILYSLVYIAYEEQIQIKSFSVHLSTELTIGAGLGSSASFAVCLAACFLHWAHLQKGNDHNTFDENDLEKISKYALSCERIMHGSPSGIDNSVCTYGSIIEFRRGESVKVLPNMPSLNILLVDSKISRNTKDLVERVAKTRQSFPVIIDSIFDSIDAVSKAALQVLGEIRDVQTTDDTDLLDSRYKKLFTLIHMNQGLLSILNVSHSKLDIICSMARSHSFAGKLTGAGGGGYAYILLLPNTENEYITYISELLTKEGFSVKRTSLGCNGVTIEPNI